A section of the Bacillus pumilus genome encodes:
- a CDS encoding mechanosensitive ion channel family protein, producing MDDTFLTVVKNKYIEILLVGLVLWLAVFLINKALQLFFKRTEFIEDKKKKTIESLVKSVSKYTASICFVLYVISLFFHDFGKILAGAGVAGIVIGFGAQTLIRDILAGIFLIYERQIHKGDYVTVNNLFNGTIEEIGLRSLQIREWSGKLLTISNGDIRQIQNYNMHYMRITESVLIRANQNPDTAFQALETACDNLNQMHHDFLKKDEFQHAIEPFQVHGIMGLNKLNRGIEITVKGMVEDEKYFDAALAVRKEMIKQLHQHDVKLLEDLVYPQPAK from the coding sequence ATGGACGATACTTTTCTGACAGTAGTCAAGAACAAATACATTGAAATTCTTCTTGTTGGACTCGTACTTTGGCTTGCCGTCTTTTTGATTAACAAAGCGCTTCAACTGTTCTTTAAACGAACGGAGTTTATAGAGGACAAGAAGAAAAAAACAATCGAGAGCTTGGTCAAATCAGTTTCGAAATACACCGCTTCGATTTGCTTTGTACTATATGTCATTTCTCTCTTCTTTCATGATTTCGGAAAAATTCTTGCAGGTGCTGGTGTGGCTGGGATCGTTATCGGTTTTGGCGCCCAGACGCTCATTCGCGATATTTTAGCAGGCATTTTTCTGATCTATGAACGTCAGATTCATAAAGGGGATTATGTGACAGTGAATAACCTCTTTAATGGAACGATTGAAGAAATTGGTCTCCGTTCTCTGCAAATTAGAGAATGGAGCGGCAAGCTGTTAACTATTTCTAACGGAGATATCCGGCAAATTCAAAACTATAACATGCACTACATGCGGATTACGGAGTCTGTATTAATTCGTGCGAATCAAAACCCAGACACAGCCTTTCAAGCACTCGAAACGGCCTGTGACAATTTAAATCAAATGCACCACGATTTTCTCAAAAAAGATGAATTCCAGCATGCGATTGAACCGTTTCAAGTCCATGGCATTATGGGTCTGAACAAGCTAAACCGCGGGATTGAGATCACAGTGAAAGGCATGGTCGAAGACGAAAAATACTTCGATGCTGCCCTCGCTGTCCGAAAAGAAATGATCAAACAACTTCATCAGCATGATGTCAAATTGCTTGAAGATCTCGTATATCCCCAGCCTGCAAAATAA
- a CDS encoding alpha/beta fold hydrolase, translating into MKTVFLTGGTGFIGRQLVKELVKEDVNILLLVRSKRKATRTFQERGILKEVVMHFVEGDLTKVDLGLSAEDKERVLKTDVIIHAGGPMDIQATSKEAASVFLNGAKHISDLAKRIHQLKGLQQFIHVVGYMSPFDDQNSKVEIDVFQEGNSYLKIKNAYERTKFLADLYIRQQASAVGYPLSVINPPTVVGSSQTGSTEQIAGVGLLVKSMRRGLMPVIPGGNDYRLPLISNDEFAKFIVQVFKLEQPAIQTYTLVEDKQRDQNIGELLSVMSESMNMRAPKMFVPMPLMKAIMNSGVSKITNIPSDGLNFMTKRTFSNGSAKKIMGQDWFQKTSVMKFFPAVVADLDYRMMNPNGKDDHLFKRTLCDNSTLYQLQGEGKPFILLHGLLSDGEDLFPLAQELHEKTGQPVWILDLPGLGRSPFKREKHLLDMYLNVVQKLLEKAANGAHLIGHSFGAYILMEALVKGYINKKYSITLLQPPVEKRHAASRNVPQFMNKWTLKWASTNMIGRYVLRNGLFENTESIPAHYIEKVRNSLTSPRILNTTVQLNSLLQKINQDHFNKVTKDHLHIIWGKDDKGYSAPSHLGQVDYVPYGHHFPLSHPSETAALVIKQMKVWGTKKV; encoded by the coding sequence ATGAAAACAGTATTTTTAACTGGTGGAACAGGCTTTATTGGAAGGCAATTAGTGAAAGAATTAGTCAAAGAGGATGTGAATATTCTTCTTTTAGTGAGGTCAAAAAGGAAAGCAACACGCACTTTTCAAGAAAGAGGCATCTTAAAAGAGGTAGTGATGCACTTTGTTGAAGGTGATTTGACGAAAGTCGACTTGGGTCTAAGTGCTGAAGATAAGGAGAGGGTACTGAAAACGGATGTGATCATTCACGCAGGAGGACCCATGGATATTCAAGCAACAAGTAAAGAGGCAGCTTCCGTCTTTTTAAATGGCGCTAAACATATAAGTGACTTAGCGAAACGTATTCATCAATTGAAGGGCTTGCAGCAATTTATTCATGTTGTCGGCTATATGAGTCCCTTTGATGATCAAAATAGCAAGGTTGAAATTGATGTGTTTCAAGAAGGAAACAGCTATTTGAAAATAAAAAATGCATATGAGAGAACAAAATTTTTAGCAGATCTGTATATTCGTCAACAGGCATCAGCAGTAGGTTATCCGCTTTCTGTCATTAATCCGCCAACTGTCGTCGGTAGTAGTCAAACGGGGAGTACAGAGCAAATAGCAGGAGTAGGTTTGCTTGTGAAAAGTATGCGAAGAGGGCTCATGCCGGTGATTCCTGGAGGTAACGATTATAGGTTGCCACTTATTTCAAACGATGAGTTTGCGAAGTTTATTGTGCAGGTTTTCAAATTGGAGCAACCGGCTATTCAAACATATACGCTGGTTGAAGACAAGCAGCGCGATCAGAATATTGGCGAATTATTGAGTGTGATGTCAGAAAGTATGAATATGAGGGCACCAAAAATGTTTGTCCCAATGCCACTGATGAAAGCTATAATGAATAGTGGCGTAAGTAAAATCACAAACATTCCTTCGGATGGACTGAACTTTATGACAAAACGAACGTTTTCAAATGGTTCAGCGAAAAAAATAATGGGACAAGATTGGTTTCAGAAGACGAGTGTCATGAAATTTTTCCCTGCTGTAGTAGCTGATCTGGATTATCGAATGATGAATCCAAACGGTAAGGATGATCATTTATTTAAACGAACACTATGTGATAACTCGACTCTTTATCAATTACAAGGAGAAGGTAAACCGTTTATTTTACTACATGGTTTATTGAGCGATGGAGAGGATTTATTCCCTTTAGCACAAGAGCTTCATGAAAAAACGGGACAACCTGTATGGATCTTGGATCTTCCGGGTTTGGGACGTTCTCCTTTTAAACGAGAGAAACATCTTCTAGATATGTATTTGAATGTAGTGCAAAAGTTATTGGAGAAAGCGGCAAATGGTGCACATCTAATCGGTCATTCATTCGGTGCGTATATTCTTATGGAAGCATTGGTAAAAGGGTACATTAATAAGAAATATTCAATCACTTTACTTCAGCCGCCTGTTGAGAAGAGACATGCTGCATCACGAAATGTTCCTCAATTTATGAACAAATGGACATTGAAATGGGCTTCGACTAATATGATAGGGCGTTATGTATTAAGGAATGGTTTGTTTGAAAATACGGAGAGCATCCCTGCACATTATATTGAAAAAGTCAGAAATAGTTTGACGTCTCCTAGAATATTAAATACGACGGTTCAGCTTAACAGCTTACTACAGAAAATCAATCAAGATCATTTCAATAAGGTCACAAAGGATCATCTTCATATCATTTGGGGGAAGGATGACAAAGGCTATTCAGCCCCATCACATCTTGGTCAGGTTGATTATGTTCCATATGGTCATCATTTCCCTCTTAGCCATCCGAGTGAAACAGCCGCATTGGTCATAAAGCAGATGAAAGTATGGGGAACAAAAAAAGTTTGA
- the rlmD gene encoding 23S rRNA (uracil(1939)-C(5))-methyltransferase RlmD: MKENQQGALLQKGQQFPLTIKRLGINGEGVGYFKKQVVFVPGALPGEEVVVEATNVQAKYAEGTVRKVRKRSEHRVKPPCPVYEECGGCQLQHLAYEQQLREKRDIVIQSMERHTKLSVEKLDIRPTIGMEDPWHYRNKSQFQVGRSHSGDIIAGLYGLNSHKLVPIKECIVQHPKTNKTTGVVRKILEKFGVSVYNERTRKGDVRSIVVRVGFETGEVQVVLVTSKPEFPKKKEIAEAIQKRLPEVTSIMHNINGEKTSVIFGHKTSHLAGNMVIQEFLGDVSFELSARAFFQLNPKQTLKLYDEAKKAAKLTGKEKVVDAYCGVGTIGMWLSDGAKEVRGMDVIKESIDDAKKNAKKHGMKNATYVTGTAEHWLPKWVKEGFRPDVIVVDPPRTGCERTFLDTVKQVKPTRLVYVSCNPSTLAKDLEYMSKDYKIEYMQPVDMFPHTSHVETVVSLVKK, translated from the coding sequence GTGAAGGAAAATCAGCAAGGTGCCCTTTTGCAAAAGGGGCAGCAGTTCCCGCTTACCATTAAACGCCTTGGCATTAATGGGGAAGGGGTCGGTTATTTTAAAAAGCAAGTGGTCTTTGTCCCAGGTGCGCTTCCAGGTGAAGAAGTGGTTGTGGAAGCAACGAATGTCCAAGCAAAATATGCAGAAGGTACGGTTAGGAAAGTTAGAAAGCGCTCCGAGCATCGAGTAAAACCGCCATGCCCAGTTTACGAAGAGTGCGGCGGCTGTCAGCTTCAGCATTTGGCGTACGAGCAGCAGCTAAGGGAAAAACGAGATATTGTCATTCAATCAATGGAACGACATACGAAGCTATCAGTTGAAAAGCTGGATATCAGGCCAACGATTGGTATGGAAGATCCGTGGCACTACCGGAATAAAAGTCAGTTCCAAGTAGGGCGTTCTCACAGCGGTGACATCATTGCGGGGCTATACGGACTGAACTCTCATAAGCTTGTACCGATCAAGGAATGTATCGTGCAGCATCCAAAAACGAACAAAACAACGGGCGTTGTCCGCAAAATTTTAGAGAAATTCGGTGTATCGGTCTACAATGAACGGACGAGAAAAGGCGACGTACGATCAATTGTTGTGCGTGTCGGCTTTGAAACAGGTGAAGTACAGGTCGTTCTAGTCACATCAAAACCTGAATTTCCAAAGAAAAAAGAAATCGCCGAAGCCATTCAAAAACGTCTGCCAGAAGTGACGTCCATTATGCACAACATCAATGGTGAAAAAACGTCGGTCATTTTTGGTCATAAGACATCTCACCTGGCTGGCAACATGGTTATCCAAGAATTTTTAGGAGATGTCTCCTTCGAACTGAGTGCACGTGCTTTCTTCCAATTGAATCCGAAGCAAACGCTAAAGCTTTACGACGAAGCGAAAAAAGCGGCAAAACTGACTGGCAAAGAAAAAGTTGTCGATGCGTATTGCGGCGTTGGAACGATTGGGATGTGGCTTTCAGATGGTGCCAAAGAAGTAAGAGGAATGGATGTCATCAAAGAATCGATAGATGATGCCAAGAAAAATGCTAAAAAACACGGCATGAAAAACGCGACCTATGTGACAGGAACAGCGGAACATTGGCTGCCAAAATGGGTCAAAGAAGGCTTCCGTCCTGACGTCATCGTCGTGGACCCGCCAAGAACAGGCTGCGAGCGCACCTTCTTAGACACGGTCAAACAAGTCAAACCAACACGTCTTGTCTACGTCTCTTGCAACCCATCAACACTAGCAAAAGACCTCGAATACATGTCAAAAGACTACAAAATCGAATACATGCAGCCAGTCGATATGTTCCCGCATACTAGTCATGTGGAGACGGTTGTATCACTTGTGAAAAAATAG
- a CDS encoding DUF6508 domain-containing protein has protein sequence MSQFDILTKYIPVLQEDPIGKWVIDRENNGTAEHPIQMPFVNYSETVRHLIADIYTFAEQHEEMELIRYREILKENGIESGMNVMENVDISNLNAQCVLALMMEVVRAERFSEGAILNFLKSGAIVKCLERLDCLDSTNEK, from the coding sequence ATGAGCCAATTCGATATTCTAACAAAATACATACCCGTGCTTCAGGAAGATCCTATTGGAAAATGGGTCATCGATCGAGAAAATAATGGTACAGCTGAACATCCGATTCAGATGCCCTTTGTGAATTATTCCGAAACGGTTCGTCACTTGATTGCAGATATTTACACCTTTGCAGAACAACACGAAGAGATGGAGCTTATCCGCTACAGAGAAATCCTGAAAGAAAATGGGATTGAATCGGGAATGAACGTTATGGAGAATGTGGACATTTCAAACTTAAATGCGCAGTGTGTGCTTGCTCTGATGATGGAGGTTGTGAGAGCCGAACGATTTAGCGAGGGTGCCATCCTCAATTTTCTTAAAAGCGGAGCTATTGTCAAGTGCCTAGAAAGATTGGATTGTTTGGATTCAACAAATGAAAAGTAA
- the yfkAB gene encoding radical SAM/CxCxxxxC motif protein YfkAB — protein MNQKTALRPITPAYDPWEAYLDVQDYGEMKLTNIEFTTTTLCNMRCEHCAVGYTLQPKDPNALPLDLLLRRLDEVPLLRSISITGGEPMLSLKSVREYVVPLLKYAHERGVRTQINSNLTLDLARYEEIIPYLDVLHISHNWGTVEEFATVGFAMMDRKPTFEQREKLFNRMIENSQALVKAGVTVSAETMLNKRTLPYIEHIHRQIVEEMKCQRHEVHPMYPSDFASALESLTLTQMRDAIHQLLDIRDQDTWMLFGTLPFYSCSTDEEDQRLLKRLRQEKLVTVRNDPDGRSRLNVNIFDGNIIVTDFGDTPPLGNIETDTLQSAYTRWMDTKLAKELNCHCPSVQCLGPNVLVKNSYYQDVDFTSRTARG, from the coding sequence ATGAACCAAAAAACAGCACTTCGTCCGATTACACCTGCATATGACCCTTGGGAAGCCTATCTCGATGTGCAGGATTACGGAGAGATGAAGCTGACAAATATTGAATTTACAACAACAACGTTGTGTAACATGAGATGTGAGCATTGTGCGGTCGGCTATACTTTGCAGCCAAAAGACCCGAATGCACTGCCACTTGATTTACTGCTTCGCCGTTTAGATGAAGTTCCGCTCTTGCGTTCCATCAGTATTACAGGCGGAGAGCCAATGCTTTCTCTCAAATCTGTGCGGGAATATGTCGTCCCTTTATTAAAGTATGCCCACGAACGCGGCGTCCGTACACAGATCAATTCAAACTTAACACTTGATTTGGCGCGATATGAAGAAATCATTCCATACTTAGATGTCCTTCACATCTCACATAACTGGGGAACTGTCGAAGAGTTTGCAACGGTCGGTTTTGCGATGATGGACAGAAAACCGACCTTTGAGCAGCGCGAGAAATTATTTAACCGCATGATTGAAAATAGCCAGGCACTTGTTAAAGCAGGTGTGACCGTTTCTGCTGAAACCATGCTGAATAAACGCACGCTTCCATATATTGAACACATCCACCGGCAAATTGTGGAGGAAATGAAATGCCAGCGCCACGAAGTGCACCCGATGTACCCAAGTGATTTTGCCAGCGCCCTTGAATCATTGACGTTAACGCAAATGCGTGATGCGATTCATCAACTGCTTGACATTCGTGATCAAGATACATGGATGCTGTTTGGCACCCTGCCATTTTATTCTTGCAGTACAGATGAAGAAGACCAGCGCCTCCTCAAACGATTGCGTCAGGAGAAACTTGTCACAGTACGAAATGACCCTGATGGACGCTCACGGCTGAATGTGAATATTTTTGATGGGAATATTATTGTGACAGACTTTGGTGATACACCGCCGCTTGGAAATATTGAGACCGATACATTGCAATCCGCTTATACTCGCTGGATGGATACAAAATTAGCAAAAGAGCTGAATTGTCATTGTCCAAGCGTACAATGCCTTGGTCCGAATGTTCTTGTGAAAAACAGCTATTATCAAGATGTTGATTTTACTTCTCGCACAGCCAGGGGGTAA
- a CDS encoding DNA-3-methyladenine glycosylase family protein: protein MWKKELTVEPPYHFDQVLRRLSSDPLKAVDLNKREIKVPIRLEQTPYVVVVQATGTKEAPTFRVQGNGPEEPLICEVKRIFGMEHQLDAVQEHFSETNLASVFERHKGTPLMLDFHLYHCLMKCIIHQQLNLSFAYELTKRFVHTYGEQIEGIWFDPLPETIASLETEELRKLQFSQRKAEYVIDVSKRIVSGSLCLDELHELTDLEVEERLLPIRGIGPWTVQNVLMNGLGRPNLFPMADIGIQNAIKRHFDLPEKPTKEEMAALSKDWTPYLSYASLYLWRSIETDK, encoded by the coding sequence ATGTGGAAAAAGGAACTGACCGTTGAACCGCCATATCACTTTGATCAAGTGCTTCGTCGCTTATCAAGTGATCCATTAAAAGCAGTCGATTTAAATAAAAGAGAGATCAAAGTACCCATCAGATTAGAACAAACACCATACGTTGTCGTCGTTCAAGCCACCGGAACAAAAGAAGCGCCCACGTTTCGGGTGCAAGGAAACGGCCCTGAGGAACCTCTCATCTGTGAGGTAAAAAGGATTTTTGGCATGGAGCATCAATTAGACGCTGTGCAGGAGCATTTTTCTGAAACCAATCTAGCATCCGTTTTTGAACGACATAAGGGGACACCGCTTATGCTAGATTTTCACTTATATCATTGTTTAATGAAATGCATCATTCATCAGCAGCTCAATCTGTCGTTTGCTTATGAACTCACGAAACGGTTTGTTCATACGTACGGCGAGCAAATAGAGGGGATTTGGTTTGATCCTTTACCAGAAACCATCGCCTCACTTGAAACTGAGGAATTGAGAAAGCTTCAATTTAGTCAACGGAAAGCGGAATATGTCATCGATGTCTCAAAGCGAATTGTGAGCGGATCTCTTTGTTTAGACGAATTACACGAATTAACTGATCTAGAGGTGGAAGAACGCCTGCTTCCGATTAGAGGGATTGGGCCTTGGACAGTTCAAAATGTGCTCATGAATGGACTTGGAAGACCAAATCTCTTTCCAATGGCAGATATCGGAATTCAAAACGCCATCAAGCGGCATTTTGACCTGCCTGAAAAGCCGACAAAAGAAGAGATGGCAGCATTAAGTAAGGATTGGACGCCTTATTTAAGCTACGCATCTTTATATTTATGGAGAAGCATTGAAACAGATAAATGA
- a CDS encoding TetR/AcrR family transcriptional regulator, producing the protein MNQKRVLEVAATLFLEKGFAYTSMDELVRVSKVSKSNVYYHFSNKEELLEGVVDYWIDMYQSAIDDVLSQNQFLVEERIQLFLKQLSQGVHSRDYKGSCPFITLYIQSPTQATQIKEKIGLFFTGLQKKISLLLKQGVDSGEFRKTIHIDEVASLFITNLEGALFISETLNDATVITKTADHMFNLLR; encoded by the coding sequence ATGAATCAAAAACGTGTGCTTGAAGTAGCTGCAACTTTATTTTTAGAAAAAGGATTTGCTTATACTAGCATGGATGAATTAGTACGTGTAAGCAAAGTGTCAAAGTCTAATGTGTATTATCACTTTTCTAACAAGGAGGAATTATTAGAAGGGGTCGTTGATTATTGGATTGACATGTATCAATCTGCCATTGATGACGTACTATCTCAGAACCAATTCTTAGTTGAAGAACGTATCCAACTATTTTTAAAGCAATTATCACAAGGGGTTCATTCGAGAGACTATAAAGGGAGCTGTCCATTTATTACTCTATATATTCAAAGTCCTACACAGGCCACACAAATAAAAGAAAAAATAGGTCTGTTCTTTACAGGATTACAAAAGAAGATTTCTCTATTACTGAAACAAGGGGTAGACAGTGGAGAATTCCGAAAGACGATTCATATTGATGAGGTGGCATCACTGTTTATTACCAATCTTGAAGGCGCATTATTTATTTCAGAAACATTGAATGATGCAACAGTCATTACGAAAACAGCCGATCATATGTTTAACTTGCTTCGATAA
- a CDS encoding DUF2716 domain-containing protein has protein sequence MKNWIPLSHQERKLAWETLYRDFKFHPSISRFPSFRVPSPFITYDISAHFEDPSLLHADEDLEEKALLVFQELIRTDEYMLALDWQHECYWITPYGSFEKDEFGEWTVPVLPNGDYYFFLSKEMHWGLLGHPWEQSITIFGEGLIDSFSRHHPILFQRKIREG, from the coding sequence ATGAAAAACTGGATTCCATTGTCTCATCAAGAACGAAAGCTCGCATGGGAGACGCTCTATCGAGATTTCAAATTTCATCCGAGCATCTCTCGTTTTCCCTCATTTCGCGTACCTTCGCCTTTCATTACATATGATATTTCTGCACATTTTGAGGACCCTTCCCTTCTACATGCTGATGAAGACCTTGAAGAGAAAGCATTACTTGTTTTTCAGGAGCTTATCAGAACAGACGAGTATATGCTAGCACTTGATTGGCAGCACGAATGCTACTGGATCACACCATACGGCTCATTTGAAAAAGATGAATTCGGAGAATGGACAGTGCCTGTGCTTCCGAACGGAGATTATTATTTCTTTTTATCAAAAGAGATGCATTGGGGCTTGCTAGGACATCCTTGGGAGCAAAGCATCACGATATTCGGTGAGGGCTTGATTGACTCTTTCTCGCGTCATCATCCGATTTTGTTTCAACGTAAAATAAGGGAAGGATAA
- a CDS encoding SE1561 family protein — translation MGKAADSKEQQVDYLKNRLDMFMNVIDSLDPESTDVEDIDRLIQMIDDLEAKYERFKNDWKEE, via the coding sequence ATGGGCAAGGCAGCAGACAGCAAAGAGCAGCAGGTTGATTATTTAAAGAACCGATTAGATATGTTTATGAATGTGATTGATTCATTAGATCCTGAATCAACAGATGTTGAGGATATAGACAGACTTATCCAGATGATTGACGACCTAGAAGCGAAATATGAACGGTTTAAAAATGATTGGAAGGAAGAATAG
- the corA gene encoding magnesium/cobalt transporter CorA — MLKKIAVTKNGDLIEHATLQQLSSPDIAWYWIDFHAPTEKEAALLKEYFQFHPLAIEDCFHYLQRPKLDFYEGYLFFVLHALNQKTLRSEEIDLFVGDNYIVTFHLKEAPYIDRVLRKLKESDKARNSGPEHIAYMLIDQLVDDYFPIIYQIEDRLNEIEDEEGHKTYGTLMNEVFGIRSDLLKLRRTIIPMRDLLYRIVNTNMMRSDANRQAYFNDIYDHLLKLTEIVESNRDMTADLRDSYQTLNSNRMNAIMMTLTIVSTIFIPLTFIVGVYGMNFDNMPELHWKYGYFGVLIFMGLLVSGMLLWFKHKGWFRIFK, encoded by the coding sequence ATGCTGAAGAAAATTGCAGTGACAAAAAACGGCGACTTGATTGAACATGCAACATTGCAGCAGCTTTCAAGCCCCGATATCGCCTGGTATTGGATTGATTTTCATGCGCCTACGGAAAAGGAAGCAGCACTTTTGAAGGAATACTTTCAGTTCCATCCGCTTGCAATTGAGGATTGCTTCCATTATTTACAGAGGCCGAAGCTTGATTTTTATGAAGGATATTTATTTTTCGTGCTTCACGCCCTGAATCAAAAGACGCTACGCTCTGAGGAAATCGATCTGTTTGTTGGGGACAATTATATCGTGACCTTTCATTTGAAGGAAGCGCCATACATTGATCGTGTCCTTCGAAAACTCAAAGAATCTGATAAAGCCAGAAACAGTGGACCTGAACATATCGCCTACATGTTGATAGATCAGCTTGTCGATGATTATTTCCCTATTATTTATCAAATAGAGGATAGACTGAATGAAATCGAGGATGAAGAGGGTCATAAAACATATGGAACACTGATGAACGAAGTATTCGGGATTCGATCCGATTTGCTCAAGCTGCGAAGAACGATTATCCCGATGAGGGACCTTTTATATCGTATTGTCAATACGAATATGATGAGAAGTGATGCGAACCGGCAGGCATACTTTAATGATATTTATGATCACCTGTTGAAACTAACCGAGATTGTCGAGTCAAATCGTGATATGACAGCCGATTTACGAGACAGCTATCAGACGCTGAATTCTAACCGAATGAATGCGATCATGATGACATTGACCATTGTATCGACCATTTTTATTCCACTGACCTTTATTGTTGGAGTGTACGGAATGAACTTTGATAACATGCCTGAATTACACTGGAAGTATGGCTATTTTGGCGTACTGATTTTCATGGGTCTGCTCGTCTCGGGCATGCTTTTGTGGTTTAAGCATAAAGGATGGTTCCGCATATTCAAATAA
- a CDS encoding nuclear transport factor 2 family protein, translating into MTKKEALSFIKEMYEEVLTKFNIEKVETYFSPEYQQVTDGEVSTLDEFKKHLSTLKGLTKQLEIPAFHDVLFEEETQQGCFRYTVHVELANGDRGFIDVMALFTLLDGKIIRCDELTRAHEKHETFEQLGHIS; encoded by the coding sequence ATGACAAAAAAAGAGGCGCTATCATTTATTAAAGAGATGTATGAAGAGGTGTTAACCAAATTCAATATAGAAAAAGTGGAGACATATTTTTCACCTGAATATCAGCAAGTGACAGATGGAGAGGTTTCGACACTTGATGAGTTTAAAAAGCATCTATCCACATTAAAAGGATTGACAAAACAGCTTGAGATCCCCGCTTTTCATGATGTGTTATTTGAAGAAGAGACGCAGCAAGGGTGTTTTCGTTACACGGTACATGTGGAACTAGCAAACGGAGACAGGGGTTTTATTGATGTCATGGCTCTTTTCACGTTATTAGACGGAAAGATCATTCGATGCGATGAACTGACGCGGGCTCATGAAAAACATGAAACGTTTGAACAGCTTGGACACATCAGCTAA
- the pdaA gene encoding delta-lactam-biosynthetic de-N-acetylase, translating to MKKTMLICLCALFVSMPLSETEAVSNQPVHWGFAKSKEHKPADAGKELNALLKKYDAFYLGNTKKKEIYFTFDNGYENGYTPKILDVLKKHQVPGTFFVTGHFVKDQPELVKRMAEEGHIIGNHSYHHPDLTTKSTKEIKEELQRVDEAVYKITGKQDNLYLRPPRGVFSERVLKETKELGYQTVFWSVAFVDWHIHHQKGKQYAYDQMMKQAHPGAIYLLHTVSRDNAEALDDAITALKKQGYSFKSLDDLMLEKVWHLPQL from the coding sequence ATGAAAAAAACCATGCTCATCTGTTTATGTGCGCTTTTTGTATCCATGCCTCTCTCAGAAACGGAAGCCGTGTCTAATCAGCCTGTTCATTGGGGATTTGCGAAAAGCAAAGAACATAAGCCCGCAGATGCGGGTAAAGAACTGAACGCCCTTTTAAAAAAGTATGATGCCTTCTATTTAGGCAACACGAAAAAGAAAGAGATCTATTTTACCTTCGACAACGGCTATGAAAATGGGTATACACCGAAAATCTTAGATGTGCTGAAAAAACATCAAGTGCCAGGCACCTTCTTTGTGACAGGACACTTTGTAAAGGATCAGCCGGAGCTCGTCAAACGTATGGCAGAGGAAGGTCATATCATCGGCAATCATTCTTATCACCATCCAGATCTAACAACAAAGAGTACGAAAGAAATCAAAGAAGAGCTTCAGCGTGTCGATGAAGCCGTGTACAAAATCACTGGAAAACAAGACAACCTCTATCTTCGTCCGCCGCGCGGTGTATTCAGTGAAAGAGTGCTGAAAGAAACAAAAGAGCTCGGCTATCAAACCGTTTTCTGGTCAGTGGCATTTGTGGACTGGCATATTCATCATCAAAAAGGAAAACAGTATGCTTACGATCAAATGATGAAGCAGGCGCACCCAGGTGCCATTTACTTACTTCATACCGTCTCAAGAGACAATGCCGAGGCATTGGATGATGCCATCACGGCACTGAAAAAACAAGGTTATTCCTTTAAAAGCCTAGACGATCTCATGCTTGAAAAAGTATGGCATCTGCCTCAGCTATAG